tgctttcataaatatatatttggagtcaaatctttcaagtcaaactttattgaaaatatagtaaaactaggtgggttcaaatcacttcaaatttcaaacatgtatgtaaatgacattatgtataaatactttgaaattcatcaaaaaaatcatgctttaaacaacccaccattaatttcaagaacctttaaagagctaaatagagaaaatacttacaaaccatcaattcatacatatgaaatcattttgcatcaaaatagatcaataattattagtttaaccattatttatgctattaagtagaaataagaattacccgtaagaaaattttattttaaataaagatagtcagttgaaagaattttgaaccatggatggaagaacccatggataaacaccacataacttagaataaatcttttaaaaaaataaacataatttatcatataattaaaatactttaggcatgagagtggaagaaatactctcattaaagccttacatacctagaatctaaagctttactcagaatcgatggacttaataaacactcttgaatcctagccttttctcatcactggaacattttgtgtactaccggagtatatgaatcactggaatagtatttctacactactaagtactaaaattatattttgagaaagagtAAAGAAgtttatagagagaagagttgcttgagaaagcttgatgaataaaatgataaaataaggtgagtgtttataggtgtgaaggaaggacctaacaataattaaatttctgaagatttaatgaaggattgtgatatcatgggtgatgtcaaatggatctagatcttctatggttggtgagatgaatcttctttttatggAATATCTTTTTTCGTAGATATGTTtaaacaagataaattcctaattaggatttggtgtcttcatatgaattgtagctataGAAGTCTTCTTTCACTTTATTCTAGAAACAACTGATTTAGAGAATTatacaatgagatatgatatttcttctacaattactccattttatcacatcaccaggtcttgcaaagattaatttattttacctaCTTAGCCTTtgaatcttaagctatggtcTCACAAACATTgcaggtaatgatgttggagttattcataaatttaaatcacctaatttagaccatcctatgaaaagttatgcccaaaatatagaagaagTATCATTTTTgttgagaattgaaacaccatacacaacgtttttagggggtttTACAATGACTCTTTATATTACTTTGATGATTGATATCGATCCCAAAATCCTATTAGAAATATTCTCAGTCTCTATTTCTATCGGTGAATTATTTTTAGCTCAACaagttttcaaaaattgatcggTCTTAGTTTTCCTGAAAATCACCTTAGTTTATTTTGTAGAGTTAGACATGACTGACTTCGATGTTAttattggtatggattggcttaaTTCTTATTATGCCTCTATTCACTATAGAATCCGAGTgattaagttttaatttttgaatgaacTAGTCATAGaatagaagggtagtaatttgatgtttaagggtcaatttgtCTTGTGCcttaagctagggtttcaagaactcaattctcctTTTCAATTCCAAAGATTAGATTTGttgaggtatgtggaaatttcaTCCGTGGAATCCCAAAgaatcttcaatttttctctatGATTTCTTTCAAAACCCTAGATTTTTTGTGATTATACATTGGGTTCAttcaattatggtttatttcattttcaataatttttattctGCATGATTAATCCTAATTGCACGTTTCCAAGGATTTCTAGATGCACACATGCCCTATGCTTATGTTATGATTATTAGCTATGTTTTGAGGTTATGCATAcatcataatttttgaaaatatgtgATATAAGGATGCTTTAGATAAAATATTATGCGATTTTATGAAAAACCTTATCATGATTAGGATGATTTAGATAATTATCTCTTATGAATTGAAGTATGTTATGAATCATAATAACTtgaaaggagctattcttatgattttgaagtaTATGTTATGTTGGACTTGATATTACTAAATTCCTACCATTTTCAAAACCCATGTTATGATTATGACTATTCTTGTATGGAGTTTACCTAGGATGGAGCGGATATTAGTATAGAAGTATTCCAATTAGTAGAGGCCAGGTCTCTAGTAGTAATCCCCTAGTCCAATAACTACATGCCCCCATAGGACATATTCTTAATTGactctagctagtggatccaccaTAGCTTATGTTTATAGTCCCTACCTTGCAAGTACAAAAATTTCTTTTCGGTGTGGGAAAGATAtcgaactccatgttatagctcatgtggtttatgtcagttaacCATACCTCTTACTTACGTTATGTTTTGACTATGATTTACTTTCAAATTTTGCATTGACAATGTTTCATGtttttaacaatattttaaagaattatgttatgttttaacttggtcattgcataaatatattttaggtGATGCATACCACATTCTTTATACTCAGTATATTGCATAGTACAAATGTATACTTCTTTTGTTCcgatattattttataatataggttttGATGTTTCTCCACCCGATCATGGCTAGTGGATCGATTCTGCGTGATTAACTTTTGTGGTGATtcctcatgatttgagggaacaACCATattatgagttttttttatgtctttcatttagacttcaTTCACATTCAAATTACTCTGTGAGCTAGGGCCTTTCCTATACCACACTTATGATAGTAGAGGCTATGACAAGCTTAGTATGATTTTTACATTATCAGTTGTTATACTCAGATTCTTCATATATTGAGATTGTTATTTTTTAgacttcaatttttctttattgCTTACTCTTAATGTCATGCTTATGTAAAGTGGATTATTTAGGAACCTTCGGGGTCCtattcatcatgtcaaacttggtATTCAAGGCATTAGGTTTTTATAAGTCCTGGGTGTCTGacaagtcgtgtctagtagtcTTTTTCAAGAATGTGAAGTGTGCCACATTATTGAATGAGAGGCTATGAGATGTTTAAGAAACTTCACCTCTTTCATCACTCTTAAGTCATGTGATAGAGTGTAACTCTATAAAGTTTCCttctaacttattttctatGTGtttcagaatcatgcctccaagaagagctccATTACAAAGAAATGTGAATTAAAATTAGGAGCAACAAGCACCTCAAGCTCCTATTGatcctttttcaaaaaattcccTCATGCCAAGTTTTGAGGCATTTTCCAAATTCTTACAAAAGGCATGACGGCTCAAGCTAACCGCAAGGTTGTAGATTTTGGGAATCTAAATGTGGGTATGGTAGAGACTATGGTTtgagatttcatgaggatgaatcattCAGCATTCCATGGTTCTAAGGTGGACAAGGATCAACAAGAGCTTATTGAGGGAATCTCAAAGATTATGGACATCATGGGTGTGACTCCAGTGGACAAGGCGTACTTGGCCGCTTATAAATTGAAAGGggttgctcaaatttggtttgctCAATGAAAAGTTGAGAAGGTTATTGATTTGTGTCTCTTGGATTGGGAAAAATACAAGGGTGCTTTTATAGATAAGTTCTTTCCCTTAGATATGAGGGAGGCTAAGGTTCAAAAGTCCATAAATTTGAAGTACAAAAATATGATTGTCAAGGAATATGCTTtgaagtttactcaattgtctaagtatgctcaaGCTATGGTGTCTAACTCTAGAACTCGTATGAGCAAGCTTGGTTTTGGCATTTTGGAGATGGTGCTCAAGGAGTGTAGAACTTCCATGTTTATTAAGGAGATTGACATTTCAAGGTTGATGACTCATGCCAAGaaaattgaggaagagaagCTTAATGAGAGGGCTCGGAAGTGTACACAGGTTCAGGCAGATTGTGGCGACTACTCTCATTAGAGGTCCGGTGGTGATGGGGTCATTCTTAATTTTGATAGAATTTCTCCTGTTAGAATTCATCTAGTGgttcattcaaaagtttaacATGGATAAGGTGTCTAACCCTAAACCTCAAAAAGGTGCTCCTAGTAGTCATACTATTCCCGCATGTAGGAGGTGTGGGAAGAACCATCTAAGATATTTCTTAGATGGTTCTGATGCATGTTATGGTTTTGGTAAGATGAATCATAAGGTGAGATATTGACCTTTACTTTCTAGTAAGGGTAGATATGGTTGTCAGCAGACTCAGTCTTCTTATACAAGTTGCCTAGCTCAGCAGGCTACTTCATCTGGTTCTAGTGGTGGTCAGCATCAAAATAGGTTTTATGTTGTTCAAACTCAATAGGATTACAAGGATTCTCCTAATATAGTCACCAGTATGTTACAGGTCTTtcaatttgatatttatgcttcGTTAGATCTGGGAGCGAATATTttctttgtgactccttatattACTATGAAGATTGATATCAGTCCCGAAATCCTATTAGAAATATTCTCATTTTCTACTCCTAACAGTGATTTATTTTTAGCTAAACAAGTTTTCAAAAATTGCTCGGtttcaattttcttgaaaatcacCTTAGTTTATTTTGTAGAGTTAGACATGAATGACTtcgatattattcttggtatggattggttttaTTCCTTTTATGCCTCTATTGACTATAGAACTTGAGTGATTAAGTTTTAATTTTCGAATGAACTAGTCATAGAatagaaaggtagtaatttaGTGTTTAAGGGCCAGTTTGTCTCGTGCCTAAAAGCTAGAAATATGATTTCTGAAGATTGCATCTATTATCTAGTATGAAATAGGATTATGAATTCTAAATCCCCTACGCTTGAGTCAGTTCATATTGTGAATGTGTTTCCGAAAGTGTTTCCTGATGATCTTATCGGTGTTCCTCTTAAAAGGGAAATCGACTTTGGAATTGACCTTCTTCTAGATACCCAGTCTATCACTATTCATCCTTATAGAATAGCTCCAATGTAACTTAAGAAGTTGAAAGATTAGTTAAAAGAACatttggataagggtttcattagaccaagtatgtctccatggggtgctccagttctctTTGTTGAAAGAAAGATGATTTCCTGCacatgtgcattgattattgacaactaaacaaggtcacaatcaagaaaaaGTTTCATATCCCATGGATTCATGACTtcttcgatcaacttcaagttGCTAGTTAGTTTTAAAGATTGACCTTcaattgggttatcatcaacttagAGTGAGAAAATATGATATTCCAAAGATGCCATTCATAACTagatatggtcactatgaattcttggttatatcttttggactaatgaatgctccttcaacttttatgaatttgatgaacagggtgttcaagcaatatttgagTATATTCGTCATTGTGtctattgatgatatcttgatctattctcagagtgaggatgagcatgatGATTATTTGAGGATTTTTTTGCAAGTTGTCAAGGATCGTCagttgtttgctaagtttagcaattATGAGTTTTGATTGAGGTCGATGGCATTCCTTGGCTGTATTGTTTACGATGAAGGTATtagagttgatcctaagaagaccgaGGCTATTAAGAATTTACCTAGACCTCTTTCTCCCTtagatattcagagtttcttggaTTTAGCCTGTtactatagatggtttgtggaagaaTTTTCTTTCATTGCTTCACCTTTGACTATGTTGACTCGGAATAAAGAGAGGTTAAAAGCTTCTGAGAAGAGCTTCCAAGAAATGAAGGATCGCTTACTTCAGCTAGTTTTAACTTTACCGAAAGGATCAGAtagttttgttgtgtattgtgataccTCAAGGATTTCtcttggttgtgtgttgattcAAAtaggaaggtgatagcctacatttcaaggcaacttaaagttcatgaaaagaattacccGGTCATGATTTGTAGTTAGAAGAGGTGATGTTTGCTTTTAAAatatggagacattatctatgttgttcatgtggatgtgttcacatatcataatagtttaaaatatatgtttaagcaaaaagatttgaatcttcgccaaaggagatggcttgaattgttaaaGAATTACAACTTGAGTGAATTGTATCATTTAGGAAGGCAAATATAattgtcgatgctcttagtggATTGTCCCTGGATAGTGTTGCCCATATTAAGTATGAGAAAAAAGAGTTGGTTCATGATGTGCATAGCCTAGCTATTTGGTTGATTCAACGTATGGTGGTGTTATAGTGCAAAAGGGCTGAGAATCATATCTTgcttgaattgaagaaagcggtTTTTGAAAAAGCTATCAAGGCTTTTtaccaagggagagataatgtGCTTCGTTACCAACGTCacttgtgtgttccaaatgtggATTGTTTGAGGAAACAGATTTTATCAGAAGCTCATAATTcttgatattctattcacccaagatccaaagatgtaccatgatttgcggaaagtctattggtggaatgccAAAAAGAAGAATATTGAGGAATTTGTACCTAAGtatctgaattgccaacaagtgaaggttgaacattaaaaattgagaggtttggctcaagatattagcattcctacttggaagtagggtAATTTGAATATGGTTTTCATCAGGGTTTACCTCATACTCATCATCAACATGAAATGACTGATGTGAGGCCACAAAtgcattttttaattattaattacctcaaatttagtcttttcatttatTCTTTTTCGCATAAATTTAATGGATTGTGCTAAAcagtgtattttatttgtagaatTAATCTAacataaaaatgaagaaatttggagCCAAAACAAATTAAGGAAGatgaattaaagaagaaaaatcaagCAGACAGCTTAAtggattaaattaaatattgtattatatttatataatattcaaatatttGCAGATTCTTCAATGAAATCAATAACAATTTGTTAGcttctgccacgtggcagtctTTGAAGAACACGGAATAAAATTAGAGTGGTGCAATACTGTGCACGTCTGCGGTCCAAATTCTTTTGGGTTTTTATTTTCCAATTAATTTTGAATTCAGTTATTTCATTTAGGGATTTTCTACGACTATAAATAGtctataaaaataattcttctagACAATTAACACACAACTCACAATTAACTTTTAACTTAGGACTTAGATTTTTATAGcttggaaattttggaagagccaACGTGAAGACCGGAGAAAATTGAtttattctttcttattttttttttattatatcttcaagaattcaagattgtgaatttattctattcaatttcacaagttcataattaagattttgtctattatttctaaattgtgattttcaaattatgagtagctaaattgcATAATTAGGTTTGTGGAACCATGATGAATTATCGAAGTAAGTTAACGTAAAAAGTGATTCTTGAATAGTTTTtgtgcatgtattattttttctttcgctttgattgctttttaacggTTGCAAATATTAGAACTCGTCTTATTCTTACTTgtcggatcaaggaggtaatgAATGGAAAAAGggattaaacaatgagatttgaGGCTGATCGTCCTCATCgaattagcttgaacggatcaagaGATAGCTAAATCatggatcattggtaagggttagtaaagcatacactcgtagacggatcaagttgcgtagtgaaattcacttatttgccggatcaaggacttaggtgaactTAACTTATCGCTCTTGCATGATAAGAACTAAAATCAATTACTAACACAATATTCTTGCcgagttataaaataaagggaaCACATTCCTAGTTACTTCtaataatataaatacaaataaatattttttctaagctattattgttctttttatttttgtttcaatttaaatCCCCCCTTTTTTAAATAAGGACTATCAAGTTAAATTTTGCTATTGAGAATATTCTTACATATTCTCTGTGGAATCGACCCCGACTGATAGTTGAGTAAATATATTGCAAACGAccgtttatatttcttttcaagAAGTATATTTGGACTTTATCAAAAATGGCGTCGTATGGCTTAgaaattttcattactatttattttgatttgtagtcctcattttttagtttattgttttttagtattatttttacattttttaattattattattgttatttttttaatttatttttactctTCTTGAGATGTCATCTGAAAAAGTATGCAGTGATAAGTGTTCTTGTAATTCCTCTACTTTTGATATATGGATTCTTACCGGTTAGTTTTCTTTcaataagtaatctatattggGACATGAAAGATTTGTTGATACTAttctataaaataataactaagcTCATGTATGTGGATACTATGTTTATCTGAGATATTTACAAATTAAATGCTGAGTTGAATGAAAAGATTGACGTGTTTTACACCCAACAAATTAGTGAGGAAGAAAAGATGCTTATAGGCCAACTTGAGCAGCTAAAATTGGAGGGTCAATTACTTGATCATACTTTTATTGATGTTGTCACTGTTGAGAAGAGTACACTAGAATTATGTGACGAAgtagataatattatttttaaaatctctAGTGTGTTTAAATATGAGGGtgtaaataataatacaatTCATGAGTTAGGATGTGTTAGACCTCATTCCAATCATTTCTCTACATTATGTTTAGATGATGAGATATTAATCGAACCATCCGAGCATATGGAAGAATGTACGGAGgaggaaaaatatatttatattcttgaatttgttggGTAAAAGTCAAAACATTACATTCCACATTTAAAATCCAAAAATTAAAGCATACGATTTTTAttgtttgatttatttatttttataccaCCACCCTTTGAGCATAgtagaaaattagaaaacaagTTAGTGGTGCAATTCATAAGTTCAAAGTGGAAGGAAAATAGTAACATTGATGGTGTCGTTCCGTGATATTAAATCAGGCGAttcatgggaggcaacccatgtgGAAGCTTGATGAAATTTGAGTAGTCAAGTGACCAGCGTCGTGCCGCGAAGTTAAATCAAGCGCTtattgggaggcaacccaatttGTAGtgtaatttcttattttattttaatagtgTCACTTTTTTGTGTTGTTTTATTTTTGCAGATTTAGGAGAAGTCTGAGTACCCAAATTTGGAGCTAAGGAACACGTGTTGAGATTAAATTTGGGGTGCGCGCGACCCttgattaaaattaaagaaacatGTTGATAGATTGGTCCTAGAGGGTCTCAGGGAGTATTTTTTACCCTTCTGCTTCATCTCTTTTCTATAAATTGTTTTGGGGAcaaagcatgattttaagtgtggggtggaatATCTTCCAATATTTTAAGGGTGAAGTATGctatagtattttatttatttatttatttatttttagtagattttttttaaaaaaaaagaccaTAAATAcgaaaagatttttattttattattaaaatagtcttttttatggttattagatttttttttagagTATACTTCATCCACCCCttggtttttatttttggttctttTTTGATGGGGGTCCCTTTGAACTGagtatcttttattttatttttagattaggttttcatttttatttttttatttatttgttggaagagaaaagaaaagatgtttttgatttgatacttGCTATTTAGGCCTAATTTTGAGTGCACTTTCTTGTGAATGCTTGAGTACTCATTAAATTACAGACTATTTGACACATAAACTCATTCTTGTGACTTTGtatctaatttattttattatttgtaatgaccctatctATCTTAGAAGTAAAATTGATCCATCTTGATTGATACTTGTGTCATGTGTGGTGAGCTTGTTTgcatatatttcattttttgcATCTTAGTCTAGAACTTGTCCTGCATGTTATTGGAGCGAAATAAAAAGTATTGCTCTGTTTAGAAGATGTTAATAGGCTTTCTTTGAtttgtcttgtaaattttagcctttatcaaatattatattacTAGTTAGTATTTTTGAGCCTGAAACCTTTTATTGGTAGCCATATTTATGCCCTGACTCTTTTGTTGAATCCTTAATTTTTGCACCTTGCTTCCTTGAGTACTATAGTATAGACTTATTATAATTgttaaattttgaagaaaaggaATGATTGAGTACAAAAAAGTTAATCGATGATAGCTGCAAAGTGATAAAAAAAAGAAGTCCTCTTGGAAAGAATGTCAcataaaaaaaagtgaaaaaaattacttgaaaaaaaattataatgattGAAATATACTTGATGAAATGAAATTGCTTGTGAAATAATTGTTGAACAAAGGGCTAAAAATAAAGAGGAGAAAATAATGGGTCATAAAGTATTAAAATGCAAAGTGCTTAGGAAAGTGTAAGTCACTATTATATAATTTTCCTACCCATTCCCTAGCTTACATTACAACCCATTAAAAGTCTTATTTGATTCTAGTTGAGCATGCTTAATTAGTGGAGATGTACATAATGGAAAAGCCTATGGTTCTTTGTGCATACATGTGAATTCTTATGTTAGTGTGAGAGTGGTTCTTTGATGCTAAGTccttaatttatattcaattatTAAATTGAGTGTGTGGACTATTTTTATTTTGCGAGGGCACTTGTTTCATGATAGATAAGTAATTTTATTAGCTTTCTTTGATGGAATAGGTGAGCAAActtaaatttgatgagttaGAGTCCTTTCTTAAGGTTAGAAGGTTAGAGGTTTGTTGTTTTATTGTATATCTTGCATAATGATAAGAAATTGtacttgatattttaaaaattgtgtATGGCCTAATTGTTTGTATCAACCAAAGTGATAGCGTTCCaagtttaatatatttttcttagaTGAGCTTTAATACTTGCTCGAGGATGAGCAAaagtttaagtgtggggtgttgatgtgaggtcaaaaatatatttttttaattattaattatcacACATTTAGTTTTCCTATTTGTTTTTTtagcataaattttatggattgtgCTAAATAGTGTATTTTTTTTGTAGGATTAATCAGAcgcaaaaatgaagaaatttgaagccaaaataaattaaagaagaccaattaaaaaaaataatcaagcaGGCAGCTTAATGGATTAAATTgaatattgtattatatttatataatattcaaatatttGCAGATTCTTCCATGAAATCAATAACAATTTGTCAACTTCTGCCACATCGCAGTCTTTGAAGAAAACGGAATAAACATTAGAGTTGGTGCAATACTGTGCACGTGTACAGTCCAAATTCTTTTGGGTTTATATTTCTCAATTAATTTTGGactcagttattttatttaagggttttctacatctataaatagtccATAAAATAATTTCTCTAGACAACTAACACGCAACTCACAATTAACTTTAACCTAGGACTTAGATTTTTATAGcttggaaattttggaagagccaTCGTGAAGAACGGAGaaaattagtttattctttcttctctattttttttattatatcttcaagaattcaagattgtgaatttattctattcaattttgcaagttcataattaagattttgtctattatttttaaattgtgACTTTCAAATTATGAGTAACTAAATTGCATAACTCggtttgtgggaaccatgatgaaTTATCGATGTAAGTTAATGTAAAAATGATTCTTGAATAGTTTTTGTGCATGTTTTTTCCTTTCGCATTGATTTCTTTTTAATGGTTGCAAACAttagaactcgccttattcTTACTTGCCGGATTAAGGAGGTAACGAATGagaaaagggattaaacaacgagatttgGGGATGATcgtcctcatctaattagcttgaacggatcaaaAGATAGCTAAATATGGGATCATTG
This DNA window, taken from Solanum dulcamara chromosome 3, daSolDulc1.2, whole genome shotgun sequence, encodes the following:
- the LOC129883525 gene encoding uncharacterized protein LOC129883525 → MNSKSPTLESVHIVNVFPKVFPDDLIGVPLKREIDFGIDLLLDTQSITIHPYRIAPMVFKQYLSIFVIVSIDDILIYSQSEDEHDDYLRIFLQVVKDRQLFAKFSNYEF